The sequence CAGTCTTTACAGCCTGACGCTTGCGACACAACTTTCGATGCCGCATCCACCATCCGAGGGGAGCTGTTCTTCTTCAAGTCCCGCTATGTGTGGCGGCTTCGAGCTGGAAGGCTGCAGGACGGCTACCCAGCTCTGGCCTCCCGCCACTGGCAGGGGATCCCCAGCTCTGTTGATGCCACCTTCGAGGACCCTCTAGGCAATATCTGGTTTTTCCAAGGTAAGAGCTGGACTGGGATCAGACGGCTTAGAAATGCATCTCCTTTACTTATGGGTATTCAGGACCCAACAAGTTCCTGGGAGGATAAACCTTCTGGGCATCCTCAGCAATCCAGTGATCCCTgttatttgtttccttctctgtttaAATTTTTGAGGCgggaagagagaaggagggGTCACTTTTATTTTAGATACAGCCAGAATATCCGGTTCTCCTCCTCTGGAatgcaaacatttgttttgagTCTCTGCCCTGGcgatgctgctggcagaggaggaagaaaacacttGCTTGGTCTTCCCAGCTGTCCTGGGAAGCACTGTGCCAGAAGGGAGCCCCAGACAACTTCACCTGTTGTGAAACTCTTGTGCCTGTGCCCCAAGGCTCTGCTGAGGGGACAGACAGcatcttctttcctcctcagaGACCTGGATGCGGAGCTTCTGTAGTACCCTGAGACCAAATGAGCTTACAGGGATCCTGTCTGCAGAGCCAGGCAACCTCTGGCCACCACAGGGATTAACAATCACCCACAGCAGGGGCAAACCTCCTCCTAGCCATGTCTAGAGTTCAGGGCCAGCAAGAAACCCCATTTCAGctccatgttttctttaatgctcTTTCCAAGTGTAAATTTAATAGCAAGAATGCAGAATGATGTAGGTACCTAGCTGCCCTGGGTGTACATGCCCTCCCTGTCTGCGCACAGTGAGACTGAGTACCAGAAAGCACAGCACGCTGCTCTACAGGCCGTGTTCCTGCATAAACAGATTACTTAGCACCTGACCTGCGCACAAGGACTTACAGTGCTAAAATTGGCAGGCTCCTAGCATGAGTTAAAATGAGATAAGGGGAAAGTATTACATGCCGTAGGCTAAGTACAGAGATTCCCATTTCAATTTAATCTAGAAATATGCAGCCTCTATTTCAGCTTGGCAACTTCTTCCTGGTTTTTGTAGCTTGCTCCTTTATAGCCCCATGCCCCTTTTATGCCTCTGCATGCCCACATACGTTCTCCTCCAGGCTCTGAGTTTGCAGGGTAGAGGCTGGTCCCTCCAGCCAAGTCTTTTATTGTAACTTCCACAAATAGAGGAAAGACAGCTGCTAAAATGGTCCTCCTTGTCCCATCATTGACACCCTCTGGGCTGGACTGAGATGGGAAGTCAACCCCTTGCACTGACGGCACTTTGGGCACCCATCCGTGACAGTGACCATGACACTGGTGGGGTTTTTGCCTCTCAGGTACAGCTTTCACTGGGAGCTCTGCCAAGGCATGAGCTCCAGTTGTGAGTTCACTGCTGAATTATCAGACTCCAAAGAGCCACTGACCTCTTGTCTCCCTTTTCTGTCTCCTCACCAGATTCTCAGTACTGGATTTATGACGGCGAGAGACGGGTATCTGGTCCCACCCCAATTGTGGAGCTGGGCCTCCCTGCATcccctgtgcaggcagctctggtgTGGGGGGCTGAGAAAAACAAGATCTATATCTTCAGTGGAGGCAACTACTGGCGCTTCAACCCTCACACCCGCCAGGTGGACAACATCTACCCCAGGGCCATGGCTGACTGGCGCGGCGTCCCTCAGGAGATTGACGCGGCTtttcaggatgagtttggtCAGTGCAGCAGGGTTATGGCCTGCTCTGAGGCAGCCAGTCAGGCTGACACCGCTGCCTAGCAGATTTATGCATTTGGTTGTAGTGCACATTTCGGAGCTATAGCATGTGCCATATAGTGtagagagagaagggaagctCCCTCCAGTGGGTAGGAAACTGAGGCTTCTCCCATAAAAGTGAGAAGTTCTAtcatttttaattgaaacaatCAACAGTTAAGTGTCTGATAGAGAAAATTCAAGCTTCTGACTAAGAAATGGTCAGAGTCCTACTTAGCTGTTACTGCTTCCAACAAAGAAAGTGATGAGAAGACAGCAGAAATGCTGCCCACGCTTCAGCCTAAGCAGCTGTCCTGAATGAACGGGCTGCTTTTGGTGTTGCCTAGTCTTCCCAGATGTGCCCCATGCTGAAGACAGGATGGCAGTGCCACGGAAACACTGTGGACAGCCAGGGTGCTCGGAATGACTGTTGCGGTAACTGCCTCTTTTTGTGGTGACTGCCTCTTTCCTTCCAAAGACGTGGTAGAACGGCTCCCCACTGCTTCCAGATGGGGAATGCAGCTTCCCCATGGCAGCTTCCTTGCAATAACatgctctgcagcaggtctTCACAAGCTCCCCGTCATAAGCCCTTTCCAGGTCCTAGATGTCCTCTGCCCTCTCAGGACTGGGTCACTACATGAGTACAGCATATTTAAAACCACCAGGattataaaacaaaatctaTCCTGTTTACTCTCCCACCAAAACTAAAATAGTGTGAAAGAACAGTGTAAGCCACAAGCCTGGGTTCAAGCGAAACAAATTTAGCAgtatttcttgccttttccaggCTCTTTTTTTGGTACTGCACATGCTGCAGAGTGTCAGCTAGAGAAAATGCTAGGAAAGAGCTCTGAGCTGCATGAACCCTGTCTCTTCTAACACTTCCTCTCTCACCCACAGGTTTTGCCTATTTCCTGAGAGGCCGAGATTACTGGAAATTTGATCCAGTCCAGGTGAAAGTGCTGGAGAGCTACCCACGCCAGATCAACCAAGACTTCTTCAGCTGTACACCTTCCTCCAACTCCTTCAGATGAGGGGAATGCCTGTGTCCACCACACTCCCTTTTCACCACCCATACGTTCAGCAGCTACACAGAGGGTTCCTTCTGCCATTTCTGGCCTTCTTGCAGGCTCAGCATCTGACACAACAGATGTCTGTCACAGCAAGTGACAATGTTTGCTCCTCTCCActtccagcagccccagcttcagTTGCTGTCAATGTAAAAGCATCTGCTGCATTCTTCGCAGGCAAGAGCAGCCACTAAGCCCTTAACATGGCCATGCTTTTCAAGTGATAGCATCCCAAAAGCCATCAAGCCAACCTGGAATGGGGTCACGCTCCTAATTAACCCAGACCCCATCCTTTAGAACTGATCCGATGGCATTTCCTATGTTTACATGGCTCACAACAGCAGTCTTTTGCTGCTCCAGATGTTGACCTGGGAAGAGGGCTTTCACTGAGACACCTCCCTCAGCCTTAGTCAGAGGCTTTGAAGGACACAGACCATACCTGCAGAGGACTGCAGACGTGCAGATGCTGCCAGGGTCACTtcactggggctgcagcagtggctgctgggACCCTGCCATAGCCCTACTCCTGGTTTTACGTTGTATGAATAGTACGCATTAGGATTTTATACTGATTTGTACATAGACAAGGGGCCCCCTTCCTTCCACGGTGCTGGGTGCCAGTGCTGGACGCTGCCCCGTCGCTCCCTGTGCTCATACCGAGTTAGGTTTCCCCGTCCTGGGTTGCTCACACCTGCACTGATGGGTCTCATACCACCATTCCCGGTCTGCCtggacaccaggctgggggctgacacCGTACAGCCCTACTCCCACTCTTTGCACACCCCTCGTTGCTACATAACCTTATGCCAAATAACACCAAAGGGGCTACGGCCGGTTTCTTTCCAACCTACCCGTGCCGCGCCTGGGTGACCTGCTGGAGGCAGCGCAGCGAGCGGCCTGGGGGCGCGGAGGGTGGCAGTGACCGTGGCCGCCCCACCGCCGGGGGTCTCGGTGCCGGCCGCTCCGCATGAGCGCAGCTGTAAATGTTTGTAGACCGTGTAcatccccccactccccacctACACGTACACACGCGTGTGTGAGTACCGCCTGTATTTATGTACCGCCCCGCGTCAATAAACCGCCTCTTTTCTAAGCACCGCCCGTCCgggccgcctcccgccgcgTTCCCGCTAGCGGAGCCCTCCCGCAGCCAGCAGGGCGGGGTGTGCCGCGCATGCGCGGAGCGACGGCTGGAGTAGGCCGCGGCGCCGCCCGTCGTTGCTGCTCTCGTCGCCGCTGCCACCGGCGCCCCAGGCCCTCCCTCTGGACGCCGGGCGCTGCCACCGCCCCTCTCCAGCCGCCACGATGATGATGATGGCGCTGAGCAAGACCTTCGGGCAGAAGCCCGTCAAGTTCCAGCTGGAGGAGGACGGCGAGTTCTACATGATCGGCTCTGAGGTGCGGCCCCCTCGCACAACGGCCCGGGCGGGAAGCGGGCccgggggcggctgcggggcgccgggccgggcggagGCGAGCTCTCGGCGGGGCGCGAGCTGAGGGCAGCCCCGCAGGGGGGCACCGGGGTCCCGGCCGTGGGGAGAGAGCGGCCTTCCAGCCCCTGCGGGCTCACTCAGCCCCCCGCCggcggggcgctgcggggcggcggggcccgggctcCGCGTGGGGGCCGGCGGTGGGCGCTGGCCGGGGCCCGGCCGTGCCGGGCCCAGCGCTGCCGGTCTGGGTGGCTGGCGAAGACACGCCagagcccggccccgcgcccggACACTGCATGCGGTTTGTGGCACCGCGGCTGCGCTGTCCGAGGCCGGGGTTGTTTCACGCGCGGACAGGTACTTAAGCCCACGCCTGGGCCTTTGTGCTGCGCAGCACCACCGGCACCGGCCAGCGCAGCTCCGCCGGCCCGGTGCAGCCCAGCCGTGCCAGCAGCACCGGCGGGCAGCGCTTCTGCACCCCGTGCCTGTGCGGGCCCTTTAGTTACTCGTGCTGAGGGGCTGCACTGCCCCCCTGAAGAGGAGTCGCTGCCCCCCGAAGAGGAGCAGTACTGAAGCAAGAAACATTGGTGCTTCAGCACCGGGGAAACGATCGCagtggaaacaggaaaaaaaaccccacactgtAGCCCCCAGCTCAATGCAGAAAAGGGAATATTGGATAAATTAAATTGCCAGCTCTGTAGGGTGAGCAGGGACTAAAGGCTTCTCACTGTCTCATGTGAAGTGTAAAGTTTGAAAGAAGAACTGTAACTGCAGTCTGCGAGATGGCCATACCAGACGCgtggaaggggaaaaagggtTGCTTTTTTTATCTACCATTCATTTCTGTCGACGAGCACTGTAGAGCAGAGGATATGATTAAAAATTACCTGAAAATAGGTGTTAAGATTAAAATGAGTCTTGTCAAACAAGGAATAAAGACCTTATTTTGTGGCAGTCTGCCAGTGTACCAGCAGTCTAAAAATTTGATTTTACAATCTAGAAGTAGATCTGTTGGTCAGCAAGTCCTGCTGTGGCACAGGTGTGGATCTTGTGTCAGGAAGAACAGAACTGCTTTACAGATGGTGAGTAAATTCAAAAGAGCAATTATTGGCAGCAGTCATATTTTTACATGTTCAAAGGTTTTAAAAAGTACAAGTCTTTAGGCATTTGCTGTATTCAAGCAATGTCTGGAGGGCACAGAGGTTCAAAGTAAAAATGGTAACTGTTGGAGAGCTGGGCTATCTGGTTTGGTTTAATTCCTACTGATCATTGtgtactgaaacagaaattgaagTAAAGAAAGGTTAAGTGGTCCAAAAAGGTGTGAAAGTGAATGGAGTTTTTTCCTATTAAACTGATTATTGTCAACAGATGGGAGTTTTTTTGTATCAACTAGTGATGTAAGTGCTgataaaaattttgttttcttgttgctAGAAAAATTACAATGCTATATGACGCCAAACCCAGAGCAGTCAGTctgtcacaaaaaaaccccaaaaaagtcCTTTCAGGAGGTCCCTCTTACCATTACAAAGAGCTGAATTTGTTTCAGCTTCTGCGAAAAATCTCTTAAATGGAATACCAGGCTGTACTGCAATACCAGGCCACATCTCCGCTTTTCTTCTTGTAGGTGGGAAATTACTTGCGTATGTTTCGGGGTTCCCTGTACAAGAGATATCCTTCACTCTGGAGACGACTAGCCACagtagaagaaaggaagaagataGTAGCCTCTTCACATGGTGAGAAGATGAGTAAACATTTTCAGTAATGTTtatctgaaatctgaaattttgCCTTCAAAACTTGGGGTGATTTTGAAGCTTGTACACCTTGAGGGCTGTGCAAATCACTTCAGATTGCCCCAGTGATGGAGCACTCTGCAGTGGTGGCGCTGGTAGCTTCTGCTTCAGCCTGGCAACAAATACCAACTGGTCTGGGGTTGGCTGCATTCAtcacaaagcaaaagccacatttCAAAATCAATACTGTATTTCCAAAGAGATGTTTATAGACAAAGGGGCATCTTCATCTCTCTTGTCAAATGGGTGGGAATGTTGCAAGGATGCCCGGTTGAAAATGTGCATCTTTGCTTAACTTTGTTTCTTGCAGAGACTGAATGTTTATGGCTGCCAGAATTTGTTGTGGTGTGTCACTGCTGATGTGACTGCCACAGTGAGAATGTAGCTGCCTCTGTGTCATTTTTGGTGGAAGTCTAATAACAAGCAGTTGAATTTCTTGGCAGTATGACTTGTGGTACACTCTTTAGACtaaagcataataaaaataaatggttcaTTCTGGACATAATGTCTCCTTCCTCCAAGTATCCTGCTGAcctgttgctttcttttcttttctttcttttttttttttttcccccaacagaAAATCAGCGGTCTCACAGTCCCAGAAGATGTAAGTCTTATCTGCATGCTATTCTTAGCTGTGCTAGAGGAAGAATCTCCACTGTGACCTTTGGTGCTATTCCACTATATATTAATGTCTAGTCCTCTTCCTCTGATCTCTCCTTGTGATTGCTGTAATTGTGCATCCTGATCCCATGCCTGAACTCTTCTTTCTGAGAACCTTTGCAGGACTCTCAAAAGCAGATGGTCTCTGTAATTCAGCAAGAGCTGTTCTGatgtttctcccttttcccccGTCTTAACAGCCTTTCTGTTGATCATTGCCTGTCTGTTTCCAACCTTTGAGTCCACTGAGGATCTGTTCTTTTCTGGGCTTTTCCTCCCAGAAGGCTGTGGAAGAGATTTTATAtcctattaggaaaaatttcttcactgaaagggttgtcaagcactgaaccaggttgctcagggaagTGCTTGACTCATCATCCTGGAGctatttaaaagacgtgtagatgtggcgcttagggacatggtttagtggtggacttggcagtgctgggttaacacttggactcaatgatcttaaaaggtcttttccaacctaaacaattctataaTTTTGGCAGATGTAGGTATGCAGAGCTAAACCATGTGATTGCAAAGGGCAGCTCAGAGTGGAAAGAATCGTTTTGCTCTCTCTCTCCTTAAGTAAAAGCATGTTAGATTTAAAATTTAACTAATAATTATGAGTGTGTAAGGACcctttttctgaacatttttttggTAGTGTTCCTTTCCATCTTGAGTAAATTTCATAACAGAAATGGCCAGGGTCTATAAATAAGTTGTACCCTGGAAAAATGAGCTTCATCCATTGGTAGTACCTGAGGGAAGCTTATGCAATTCTAACCCTCCCTGTGTCTTGACTCTTGGACGAAATGaaagatgtttattttaatagagTATGAACAGGATAGCTATACAAGGTAAAGAGATACCGGTGCCTTTTGCGATTCTTGGCTCTGTTACTGTGCAGCCTTTCCAAGGTGTCATACTGCTTTTGTACATTGAATTGTATTTCTTCTCTACGCTTTCTGGTGGAGATTGCCATATGTTAACTAAGACGTTCCACCCCTGCTCTCAAGAAAGTCACATTTATTCCTGCTGTTTAGATGGGTGTCAAACCTCAATTATATTTCTTTAGTGCCTGGCACTGTGGCTGGGCTTCTGATCACTTCAGCGCAAGTAATCTACCCCAGTAGTAGAACATCAGAGAGAGTGGAGGCCTCTGACAACTCAGAAATAGCAGTGGAATGTTTTGTCATCTGTATTTATCTCGTGTACAAAATGCCATATGTCAAAACCTTGCTCAAAAATTAAATGGCTAGGAGAAGATAAATGAAGCCCAAAGCACTCTTGGGGCACACACTCATACCACCCGGTAACCTATTTTagttcttcctgcagcatcagGGAGGGCTTTTCACTATGCAGCCTGTTAATGCTACACTGTGATGGAGTGCTTTTCCTTGTTAATTATTGGCATCTTTCCTGGTAATAGATCATGGCTATACAACATTAGCCACTAGCGTGACGCTGTTAAAGGCCTCTGAAGTGGAAGAGATCTTGGATGGAAATGATGAGAAGTATAAGGCAGTGTCTATCAGCACAGAACCTCCTACCTACCTCAGGTAATCAGCATTGGTGAGGGCCAAGATCAGAACGGAGCTGTTTGGAAGATGTCAGCTTGGGCAGGAGTCGCAGGAAATTGCATAAGCCCAGGCTGTTGTGCAGCAGGGTGCTTGCCAGTCTGTGCTAACAATTATTTGCAGTGTTGGGCAAATGAAGATCTCCAAAATGTAAGGGTTGGGTTACTGCCCACAtacaacaggaagaaaaaaataaaagtgtttgaTGACACAGCTCTCTTTGCAGTTACTGTGTTCCAGCTGTAACAGATGTTTTGCAGAACACACTCTGCACGTACTGCCTTCTGGAGACCTTGCATTTCTCAGCAGTCCTTTTTATAAAGTACAGACAGAAAACCCAAATACGAACCTAGTATTTATAATGGTGCACCTGGATTAATATCTGATGAAAAACTGTGAGCTGGAGAATGGGCTTCCCAGAGGCTAGTGTGGAACATGGGTTCTCAGTGGAGCAATATTGTTGAGGCTTCCAGAATAAAATAGCAGGAACTCATAATAGGActttaaagtttaaaattacaCCGTTCCTTAAGTAGCAGCAGCGGTGCTCAGGGCCTGCAGTTTAACATAGTTTCCTTCTTCAGAGAacagaaggcaaagagaaacaaCCAGTGGGTGCCAACCCTGCCCAACAGTTCTCATCACCTGGATGCAGTGCCATGCTCAACAACGATTAACAGAAATCGCATGGGCAGGGATAAGAAGAGGACATTCCCTCTGTGGTAAGGCAGCTTCCTGCTTCTGAAAAGTGGAAACAGTTACTAAAATGACATGCTGCTGGGGTAGTGCTCATGAGTTACTATAATGTTGTGATTCATCTCTTGACAAAAGACCTACAGGTTGCTAACTTGGAGGTTCTTTGTTAAACTGTATGTCTTGAGGTTCTTCCTTACAGCAGCCAGCCATGGCTTAGTGAAGGCTTTCCTATTGTCAGAAAACCGGTTAATTCTTTTCCTGATGAAATCTTTCtactttctgctgctttgctaaGCAGTTGTCATTTGAGGAGCCTTCAGAGCCTCTGAAGGGCAGGCTGCGTCTCACTGACATATTCCAGTAACTTTGATCTAATGTATTCaatggaaaatgctgctgtggctCACgacttttattttccattacaaAAGTTGAGGAAGCAAAGATAAACATAATCCTGGGAAACTTCCTTGTTGTATTTGCAGGAATGTATTATGATAGATGTAATAAAAGGTGATAAATGGGTATCGGTTGCCATAGCCCTGGAAGCTTGTGTTGAGGAGTCTTGTCTAAAGACTAATTGGGGAGTTGGAGTGTGGGGATTGCTTCCAGCAATCACTGCCTTCCCTCTGTGGATGCCAGATGCGGCATGTGCTAGTTGCATATACTGTGTTGTTGCTCTTCGTATTAGCTTTGATGACCATGACCCAGCAGTGATCCATGAGAATGCATCCCAGCCGGAGGTTCTGGTTCCAATCAGGCTTGATATGGAAATTGATGGGCAGAAACTCAGAGATGCGTTTACGTGGAACATGAATGGTATGTAGGAAGGAGAGTTTCCTGAGGCTGAAGAGCTATGGTTGTATCCATCACCAAATATGAAGAGGGAACAAGCATGAATGTCCATGTCCTTGCTCCGTATATGCAGAGCTTTAAAGCTGTCCTACTTTGGACTGTGTTCAGCTCTTGTGTCTCTTAGCGAATGCTCTGCCACTTTCATGGGCTGCAGTCATTCCTGGACACATGTGCTGAAGAGTTTTAATAGGCATGTCCTCCTGACCCAGTTTGTCAGCTTAGTCTGTTGGTATTCTGTTAGCTGAAGTACCCTGAATACAAAACAGTTAATATGTGTGGCTTCTTTATGTATGTGGATTATATTGGACCATAGCTACATTGTCTCCATGGAGCAAATCAAGAAGGCCGTAAGTCCCTGTGTCAGTACACACATCCTTACAAACCTGATAAAAAACACCCTTTTACCCTTTTATAAGCAAATCGTGATGTGTTTGGGATCCCCTTTGTCACACTATGAGATTAATTTTGTGTGTTCTGGAATGGCAGGCATTGATTTCTGAGAAAGTTAACAGTGTCTGTTCATTCTTGTTCTGTATCAGAAAAGCTAATGACCCCAGAAATGTTCTCTGAGATTCTTTGTGATGACCTGGATTTGAATCCTCTGACCTTTGTCCCTGCTATTGCCTCTGCCATCCGACAACAGATTGAGTCGTACCCAACTGACAGTATTCTCGAAGATCAGTCAGACCAACGAGTTATTATTAAGGTAATACAGGAATGCAACAGAATGAGAGCTGAACCATTTGGGTTTCTCTGATTATGTTACGGGGGCGTAAGAGAACAGAGGCTTCCCTCGGAGCAAAGGAGCTCTTAATTCCAGTCCTGTGTCCAGACTGCATTTTGTCCTTTGTATTGAGAACAGAACCAAGGTGGCCGATTATTAAACAATTATGTGCCAGCCCCTGAGATGATAAAATAGTTCAGTTAAAGCATTGCTGTGTTCTTTTGGAGGAACTGAACCTTGGTGAGCAAATCTGAGTTGTCTTCATGCTACTGGAATTAAGAATTCAGTTAAGGAGCTTTGTGGATGCGATGACCTAGGAGTtactgctctgctcctccagcctctgcctCCTCAGTTAAATTACCTTTGACGAACTATTGTGATAATGGAAACAAATGACCTGTTTCTTCCCTTGTCTCCAGCTAAATATCCACGTAGGGAACATCTCCCTTGTAGACCAGTTTGAGTGGGACATGTCAGAGAAGGAGAATTCACCTGAGAAGTTTGCCTTGAAGCTGTGCTCAGAGCTTGGCCTGGGTGGGGAGTTTGTCACTACTATTGCCTACAGCATCCGGGGACAACTGAGTTGGCATCAGAAGACATACGCCTTCAGGTACAGAACTGTCGTCTTCCTGGTATGGCTGTGGGTGTGTGTTTGTACTTCATGGGTGTTTGCATCAATGAATTTTAGAACAGCTGACCTGATGcagaaagtttcattttaagtCAGTCCTTCTGGCTTGCACCTGTTCTGTccttaagatttttttgtgcTCATGCTCAGGTATCATTTCCTGTTGGATGTAATAACACTTCAGGACCAAATATTGatgaaatgtcagctgtggAATGAAAGGCTGTTGTAATTAACAGTGACTGAATACCTTGTGTTTCCCTCTTCTGATGTATGGTAATAACGAGCCCTGGATACATTGTTTTGTTGGCTTTGCCTGACTTGAGCCATCCACCCTCTGAACCTTCAGTGCGTTGAACCAAGACTGATTGAAACTGTAGCTCTCTTACTCTGGCTGATGTTAAAGTTGGCTTGATCATAGGCCCTTCTCACAGCTGGTATGCAGCAGTGTCAGGTTTGATTACTCAGCTTTGGAACTTGTCTCCTGATGATAATCGTTTCCAGTTGTGCTGTGTAGTGTTCTGTGGTGAGTTACTGTACTGATGTTATCCTCAGCATATTGCTGAGTCTGCAGGCTGTAAGTATCCCTTAATATATGCGTTGTGAGGTTTCTTGACCTTGGGGTCATGGTGGCAGTTGAGGAAGTTTAAGAGTTCAACAAATGATGTATTTGCAGAGGTGAGGAAACAGTACTGTTGACAACATTTTTGTAGAGGTCAGTTCAAGGAAGCAGGATTACTTGCCTAGTCAGCAAAGGGAAAGATGACCAACCCTGTTCTGCCTCAGGGAGAGGGCAATGAGT comes from Falco naumanni isolate bFalNau1 chromosome 1, bFalNau1.pat, whole genome shotgun sequence and encodes:
- the SMARCB1 gene encoding SWI/SNF-related matrix-associated actin-dependent regulator of chromatin subfamily B member 1 isoform X1 produces the protein MMMMALSKTFGQKPVKFQLEEDGEFYMIGSEVGNYLRMFRGSLYKRYPSLWRRLATVEERKKIVASSHENQRSHSPRRYHGYTTLATSVTLLKASEVEEILDGNDEKYKAVSISTEPPTYLREQKAKRNNQWVPTLPNSSHHLDAVPCSTTINRNRMGRDKKRTFPLCFDDHDPAVIHENASQPEVLVPIRLDMEIDGQKLRDAFTWNMNEKLMTPEMFSEILCDDLDLNPLTFVPAIASAIRQQIESYPTDSILEDQSDQRVIIKLNIHVGNISLVDQFEWDMSEKENSPEKFALKLCSELGLGGEFVTTIAYSIRGQLSWHQKTYAFSENPLPTVEIAIRNTGDADQWCPLLETLTDAEMEKKIRDQDRNTRRMRRLANTAPAW
- the SMARCB1 gene encoding SWI/SNF-related matrix-associated actin-dependent regulator of chromatin subfamily B member 1 isoform X2, with product MMMMALSKTFGQKPVKFQLEEDGEFYMIGSEVGNYLRMFRGSLYKRYPSLWRRLATVEERKKIVASSHDHGYTTLATSVTLLKASEVEEILDGNDEKYKAVSISTEPPTYLREQKAKRNNQWVPTLPNSSHHLDAVPCSTTINRNRMGRDKKRTFPLCFDDHDPAVIHENASQPEVLVPIRLDMEIDGQKLRDAFTWNMNEKLMTPEMFSEILCDDLDLNPLTFVPAIASAIRQQIESYPTDSILEDQSDQRVIIKLNIHVGNISLVDQFEWDMSEKENSPEKFALKLCSELGLGGEFVTTIAYSIRGQLSWHQKTYAFSENPLPTVEIAIRNTGDADQWCPLLETLTDAEMEKKIRDQDRNTRRMRRLANTAPAW